Within Desulfolithobacter dissulfuricans, the genomic segment GCTGCCAGCTGTTCATAGACGGCGGCCGCTGCTGCGGTTTTATTCTGGCCCAGAAGGATAATGGCCAGTCGGGCCAGGGCCATCTGATTGCCCGGATCAAGGGCCAGTGCCTTCCGGTACTCATCGGTGGCAGGGAGGTAGCGTTCCTGGGCCGCAAGCAGGTCGCCGTGGAGGATCAGGTTGTCAGGGTCGTCTGGAAAAGATTTGAGTTTCTCCCAGCTGGCACGTGCTCCGGCCAGATCGAAAATTTGAAGTTGGAGCTTCAGGAGGTTGCGCAGTGTTTCCTGTGAATCCGGGTGGCTGGCAAGGTGTTTCTGGAAAGCCTGAAGAGCCTTGGGGTATTGGCCGCTCAGTTCGTAGGATTTGGCCAGGTTGTAATAAATATCGGGAGTCTCCGGGTTCAGGGAGAGCAGTTCGGTCCAGGTGGCAATGGCCTGGGCATACTGTCGAGAGGCCATATATTCCTTCGCCTGGCTGTAGAGCCGCTGGTTGCGCTGTTCTGGAGATTCACTGCAGGAAGCGCAAGCCAAAGCCGTTCCGATCAGCAATACGAGGAGAGGAATCCGGGCAGAATACAAGTTAGTGCCTGTCCAGAAATGGTCTTTCGGAGTCTCGCAGGCTCGCTTACCTCGCCCGATCTCTGCGTCATGCTCAAAAAATAATGCTCGGAATATTACGCATATGCCTGCGCTTATTTTTTTCGCATTCCTTGATCTCGAACGAAAATCCTCATTTCTGGACAGACACAAGTTACCATGCCTTGCTCGGAAAGAGTCCAAAACAGCTGAAATCGTATGTTCAAACTGTCGAGCCAGCGAGTGTCTCACGATCTGGATCCAAAGATGATATTGAGAAAAATCAGGCAGAAGAACCCGATAACAAGGGACAGGACCTTGTGGGACAGGGCGTAGTCAAAAAGTTTGAAGGGCAGGTCCAGGATCCAGGGTAGGCTGACCTCGCCTGATCCTCTGAAAGAGGCCCGGTCAGGGGCCTGTTGCCGGATGTTGTCGGATTCTGTATGTGGCTGGAACGTGTAACCACTGCCGGGCACTGCGAAGGATCTCGGGGGGAGGCCTGTATCAGCTTGTTTCTCTGGACTAATACTGTCTGTAATTCCTGGAAGGAGGCTATACCATTTTTGTTGTCACCCCTCGGGCTGGATCCGGCCTGGGCGGGCCTTGGAGCGGTCGATACCTGTCCCTGGACGGTTGCCAGTCGCTGCTGGAGCTTGCCAACCTCCCGTGCCAGACCATTTTGTTGTGCCAGAGTGTTTTTGATAGCCTGTATCCGCTGCCTTTCGCCTGATGCATTGGTCATAAGATCGATCATGCCTGACTGATACGAGCTGCCGAGCAACACCTTGGCCCGCTCCTGTATCTTTGCATATTCATCCAGGAGTTTTTTGATGCGCAGGTTGGCATACAGAAAGTTGGCAAAGGGGTCCTGGCTCGCGGTCAGCGGGTTCCTGAACAGGGAAAAGATGGGCATATTACTTTCGATAATGTCGGCAGGCACGAAGTTGTCCGAAGCCGGCAGCAGGATCGGTGGCGAGAGCGTCTTTTCTGTAAAGAGGTTAAGGTTATCCTGAACAGTGAAGGCAACCTGCCTTGAGCGGGCAGGAGCGTTTTCGCGCAGCAATACCGGGCTGTTCTCGGCCGGGTCCAGATAATATCCCCAGGCTGTCGGCCGGAGTGCAGCCAATGAGCACCCACAGGCGAGGCTCATGAAAAAGAAGAGGCGGAGTATCAGCACAGTATGAATGGAGTGAGATTGTGACGGCAATGATTGCTGGGCCGGGAACCGTTGTCGGCATTATGCGTCTGGCAGCGCAGCTATGCTGTATCGCTGTGGAAAATGTAAAGAGATATTTTATCTGTAAAGAGGTCCTGGAGCAAGGGTTATTTTTGTTTCAGGCTAGGAACACTGGTGCAGGGCATAGGAAGTCTGGTTGTTTCTGGAGACGGAGGGCGAAGGGAGGATGCGGTCTGGTGGTTGCAGCCAGAAGAGACAGGTGGGGCAGTCCGCACGGGCACTGCCCCGTCCTTGAGCAATTATTCTTCGACAGTTACTTCATCTTCTATTTTTTTGATAATTTTTTTGCCGATGCCTTTGACCTTGATAAGGTCCTCGATTGTTTTGAAGTTGCCTTTCTCCTGACGGTACCTGATGATAGCCTCGGCTTTGGCCTTTCCTATGCCGGGTAGGGTGGCCAGTTCCTTGGCATCGGCGGAGTTGATGTTGACCTTGGCAAAGGCGGCGGTGGCCAGGAAGAGGAGCAGGACGAGGGCGAGACAGATTCTTTTCATGGAGACCTCCGTGGTGAAAATAGTGGATGAGAAGGTTGATATGAGGTAAGTGTAGGGGCGCGACTTTTGATGTGTCAAGGTGTAAAAAGTATACAAAATTGAAGTGTTATGATTTTTCGTTGTCCTGCAATGTCTCTCGGCGAAAGGGATTGCGGGAAAAAATTATGGAGCCGTGGTATGGTTTCTTTTTGTTCTTCAGAAACGAGCAGGTAATAGAGTAGGGATATGCAGAAAAACAACAACACAAGTGAATATTCCGAGACCCTTGTCGTGCACTTTCGGCGGGCCGAAATGCTGCGCCAGGAGGCGGTGGGGCTGGTCTCCCTGGATTTGAATATCCGGCAGCTATGTGATCTGGAGCAACTGCTCAACCGGGCCTATTATCCCCTGTCAGGCTATCTGGGCCGGGCGAACTATGAAAGTGTGCTCGAGAAAATGCGCCTTGCCGACGGCACGGTCTGGCCGATACCGGTCTGTCTGGACGTGTCCGGCGAATTTGCCGAAAAACTGCAGCCAGGACAGCGACTGGCGCTCAATGACCAGGAGGGATTTCTGCTGGCCCTGCTCACCATCGAGGAGATCTGGCAATCGGACAAGCGGGCCGAGGCCCAGGCCGTGTATGGAACAGACGACCCGGCTGCCCATCCCGGTGTCAAGGCCCTTTACGAGCAGGTGGGAGAATACTACGTCGCCGGGTCGGTGGAAGGGGTTACCCTGCCCATTCATTACGATTTTCGTGATCTCCGGTTGACGCCCTCGGAGACGCACCGCCGTTTTACCCAGTATGGCTGGCGCCGGGTGCTTGGTTTCCATACCAGGGAATACCTGCACTGCGCCCACCGGGAAATGGTTCTGGCGGCGGCCCGGGAAGCGGGGGCCAGTATTTTTCTCCATCCTGTGGTGGGGCTTGAGCATCCCGGTAACATGGAGCATTACACCCATGTCCACTGTTACCAGGAGTTTGTGAAGCATTTTCCCAACAACATGATCATGCTGGGGATCACCCCGCTTGCCGAACGGTTTGCCGGGCCCCGTGAGGCCCTCTGGCACGCCCTGATCCGCCGGAACTACGGTTGCAGCCATTTCATGGTCGCGGAAGACCATGGTGATCCCTTTGCCGGTACCGGGCAGGAGCTGTTCTATCCCCGCCATGCGGCGCAGGAGCTGGTGGATTCGTTCAGTGAGGAATGTGGCATCAAGATGGTGCCGCAGCGGCAGATGGGCTACGTGGAGGATAAGGCGCAGTACGTGTTTCTGGACCAGGTCCAGAATGAAACGGTCAAGAACATCACCTCCGAGGAGTTGAAACGGCGCCTGGAGTGGGGGCTGGAGATACCGGACTGGTTCTCCTATCCGGAAGTGGTGGAGGAACTCAAGCGCGCCTTCCCGCCCCGCTCCAAACAGGGGTTTACTATTTTTCTCACCGGGCTCTCCGGCTCGGGAAAATCCACCATTGCCAAGGTCCTCATGGTGCGGTTCATGGAGATGCGCGATCGGCCGGTGACCCTGCTTGACGGTGATATTGTCCGGAAAAACCTCTCCTCGGAACTGAGCTTTAGCAAGGAGCACCGGAACCTAAACGTGACCCGCATCGGGTTCGTGGCCTCTGAGATCACCAAGAACGGCGGGATAGCCCTGTGTGCGCCCATCGCTCCCTACGAGGAGTCCCGCCAGGCAAACCGTGAGCTGATCAGCCGCTACGGCGGCTATATCGAGGTCTATGTCGCCACTCCGCTGGAGGTGTGTGAGCAGCGGGATCGCAAGGGGTTGTACGCCAAGGCCCGGGCCGGGCTGGTCAAGGGGGTTACCGGTGTCTCGGATCCCTATATCCCGCCCTCCAATCCCGAGATTGTCATCGATACCACCCGGCTGACTCCTGCCGAGGCCGTGCAGGAAATCTTTCTCTATCTCGAAGAACAGGGGTACATCAGGTAGTTTCGTGCAGGTCAGAAACAGACACTGGCTGGTTCTTTTCCTTATTTTTTTCGGTATTCCATTTTTTTTCTGGGGCGGACCGGGATACCATGCCGCCCGCTCCTTCAAGGCAGCCTGGGATCTCGGTCATATCCTCTTCTTCGGATGTTTCTCCTGGCTTGTCTTCCAGTATTATCAGACCCGGGAAGAGCTGCGATGTACCCTGCGGCTGTTCCTGGGCATCTTTATTCTCGTCCTGGTCCTTGGGATCGGGGTCGAGTTCATGCAGCTGGGCATTACCGGCCGTCATCCAGACCCTTATGATGTCCTGCGCAACCAGCTTGGATGCCTGGTGGCCTATGTTTTTTTCTGCTGCCGGAAGGAAAAATATCTTACCCTGCTGCGCACAACGGTACTGCTCATGCTGCTGCTTGCCGCCTGGCCCCTTTGCCGGGCACTGATCGACGAGCTGATCGCCAGAGAACAGTTCCCTGTCCTTGCCGATTTCGAGACCCCCTTTGAACTTGCAAGGTGGCGCGAGGGGAGGCAGCTGGCCTTTGACCGGACCCTGGCCCGCCATGGCAGAAAATCCATGCGGGTCCAGCTCAGCACGGCCATGTATTCGGGAACAGCTCTTTTCTACTTCCCCCATGACTGGCGTGGATATCGCTGGCTATCGTTGAGTGTGTACAATCCAGAGCCGGAGCCTGTTACCCTTCACTGCCGGATCCACGATCGGTGGCACAACAAATCCGGCCAGGCCTTTTCTGACCGTTTTCACGACAAATTTATCCTCCGGCCAGGGTGGAATGACCTGCGGATCAGCCTGGAGGCGGTCCGCCTCGCTCCGGCGGGACGCGAAATGGACATGCAGTATATTGAAAGTTTTGGTATATTTGTGATTCGGCGTGCAAAACCAATGGTGCTCCATGTCGATTATGTCTATCTTTCCAACTGAGATGCCGTGAGATTCTATCGCCCTCACTCCTTTTTCGCCCTCCTGCTGACCGGCTTTGTCTTTGTCTCCCTGCCGCTCTTGACCGCCCTGTACAGTTCGGTGCAGGTCATGGAAGACCTGGTGCAGCAGTCTGCGTTTGCCGTCTATCGTTCCGTGGATCGGGTTTCCAACAGTCGGCACCTGGTTGAACTGCTCCTTGACCAGGAACGCAAGGCCAGGCTGTACAACGTGCTGGGCGAGCCGTCCCAACTCGATGCGGTCAATCAAATACATGAGCAGGTTGCGGATATCCTGGAGCATTTTTCCATGGGCAGTGAAGATGCGGATCTCCTTGAACAGCTGGAGCAGTTGCGCGCCATGGAACAGTACCAGGTGGCGGTGCTCAACCGGATGACCTCGGGGCCGGAACTGCGCAAGAAAGAGCTGGAACAGGTGCTGGCCAGGTACCGCGATCTGAATGCCCTGGCCCTCAACGTGGCCCAGGCCAGCAATCAGCTGATGATTTCAGAGGTCGAGGCGCTTAAGGAAAAGGTTCGGGAGAACAAACAGATGCTTGCATGGCAGACCTCCGGTCTCATTGGTTTTTCTCTCCTGCTCATCGCCCTCTTCGTGGTCCTTATCTCCAAGCCGGTGGCCCAGATCGACCGGGGTATCGAACAGCTCGGTGATGGCGATTTCCAGACTCCCATCCACGTCTCCGGGCCCAAGGATCTGGAGGTCCTGGGGCAGAAACTGGACTGGCTTCGTAAGCGTCTGGCCCAGCTGGACCGGGAGAAGGTCAAGCTGGTGGCCCATATCTCCCACGAACTCAAGACCCCTCTTTCCTCCATCAAGGAGGGGGCCGGGCTGCTCAAGGAGGAGGTGGTCGGCGCCATGAACAGTCGTCAGCAGGATGTGGTCAGGATTCTTGATAAAAACTGTACCAAGCTACAGAAGCTCATCGAGAATATCCTTGATTTCAACATGGCCCAGGCGAGAAAAATACCCCTGGAGAAAAAACCGGTGCGGCTTGATGCGGTGATCGATGAGGTGGTTGCCGACCAGCGCAACTCCATCATTGCCCGCAGGATCAAACTGGATGTCCAGGTCTCCAAGGCTGTGGTCTCCGGTGACCGTACCCAGCTGAAGACCATTTTCGATAACCTGCTCTCCAATGCGATAAAGTTTGTCGCCGATGAGGGCGAGATCTCCATTCGGATGCATCAGGAAGACCGCAAGGTCACGGTGATGGTCGAAGACAACGGACCGGGTATCCGCGATCAGGAACGGTCCCGCATTTTTTCACCCTTTTACCAGGGAAAGAGCGCGAAAAGTACGGTGGTCAAGGGCTCTGGCCTCGGACTTGCAATTGCTAAAGAGTATGTGCAGAACCACGGCGGCTCAATCCGTCTGCTGTCCTCCCGCCAGGGGGCCAGATTTGCCGTGATTCTGCCACTGACCTCATGATGGGATTAACCTATGAAATTAACGTGTACCTGTCTGCTGCTGGCCTTTTTTCTTGTCGGTTGTGCCGAACTGGGGACACAGGGGAACGGTTCTGCCGGAAAATCGGTGCCGGCGGTGGTGTTTC encodes:
- a CDS encoding ComEA family DNA-binding protein — protein: MKRICLALVLLLFLATAAFAKVNINSADAKELATLPGIGKAKAEAIIRYRQEKGNFKTIEDLIKVKGIGKKIIKKIEDEVTVEE
- a CDS encoding bifunctional sulfate adenylyltransferase/adenylylsulfate kinase, which gives rise to MQKNNNTSEYSETLVVHFRRAEMLRQEAVGLVSLDLNIRQLCDLEQLLNRAYYPLSGYLGRANYESVLEKMRLADGTVWPIPVCLDVSGEFAEKLQPGQRLALNDQEGFLLALLTIEEIWQSDKRAEAQAVYGTDDPAAHPGVKALYEQVGEYYVAGSVEGVTLPIHYDFRDLRLTPSETHRRFTQYGWRRVLGFHTREYLHCAHREMVLAAAREAGASIFLHPVVGLEHPGNMEHYTHVHCYQEFVKHFPNNMIMLGITPLAERFAGPREALWHALIRRNYGCSHFMVAEDHGDPFAGTGQELFYPRHAAQELVDSFSEECGIKMVPQRQMGYVEDKAQYVFLDQVQNETVKNITSEELKRRLEWGLEIPDWFSYPEVVEELKRAFPPRSKQGFTIFLTGLSGSGKSTIAKVLMVRFMEMRDRPVTLLDGDIVRKNLSSELSFSKEHRNLNVTRIGFVASEITKNGGIALCAPIAPYEESRQANRELISRYGGYIEVYVATPLEVCEQRDRKGLYAKARAGLVKGVTGVSDPYIPPSNPEIVIDTTRLTPAEAVQEIFLYLEEQGYIR
- a CDS encoding VanZ family protein; its protein translation is MQVRNRHWLVLFLIFFGIPFFFWGGPGYHAARSFKAAWDLGHILFFGCFSWLVFQYYQTREELRCTLRLFLGIFILVLVLGIGVEFMQLGITGRHPDPYDVLRNQLGCLVAYVFFCCRKEKYLTLLRTTVLLMLLLAAWPLCRALIDELIAREQFPVLADFETPFELARWREGRQLAFDRTLARHGRKSMRVQLSTAMYSGTALFYFPHDWRGYRWLSLSVYNPEPEPVTLHCRIHDRWHNKSGQAFSDRFHDKFILRPGWNDLRISLEAVRLAPAGREMDMQYIESFGIFVIRRAKPMVLHVDYVYLSN
- a CDS encoding HAMP domain-containing sensor histidine kinase codes for the protein MRFYRPHSFFALLLTGFVFVSLPLLTALYSSVQVMEDLVQQSAFAVYRSVDRVSNSRHLVELLLDQERKARLYNVLGEPSQLDAVNQIHEQVADILEHFSMGSEDADLLEQLEQLRAMEQYQVAVLNRMTSGPELRKKELEQVLARYRDLNALALNVAQASNQLMISEVEALKEKVRENKQMLAWQTSGLIGFSLLLIALFVVLISKPVAQIDRGIEQLGDGDFQTPIHVSGPKDLEVLGQKLDWLRKRLAQLDREKVKLVAHISHELKTPLSSIKEGAGLLKEEVVGAMNSRQQDVVRILDKNCTKLQKLIENILDFNMAQARKIPLEKKPVRLDAVIDEVVADQRNSIIARRIKLDVQVSKAVVSGDRTQLKTIFDNLLSNAIKFVADEGEISIRMHQEDRKVTVMVEDNGPGIRDQERSRIFSPFYQGKSAKSTVVKGSGLGLAIAKEYVQNHGGSIRLLSSRQGARFAVILPLTS